The Eptesicus fuscus isolate TK198812 chromosome 17, DD_ASM_mEF_20220401, whole genome shotgun sequence genome has a window encoding:
- the STAMBPL1 gene encoding AMSH-like protease codes for MDQPFTVNSLKKLAAMPDHTDVSLSPEERVRALSKLGCNITISEDITPRRYFRSGVEMERMASVYLEEGNLENAFVLYNKFITLFVEKLPSHRDYQQCAVPEKQDIMKKLKEVAFPRTDELKKDLLKKYNVEYQDHMQSKNKYRAEFLKKLEHQRLIEAERKRIAQMRQQQLETEQFLFFEDQLKKQELARGQMRSQETPALSEQIDGSTLSCFPKHQNNSLLNVFADQPNKSDATNYASHSPPVNRALKPAATLSAVQNLVVEGLRCVVLPRDLCHRFLLLAESNTVRGIETCGILCGKLTHNEFTITHIIVPKQSAGPDYCDVENVEELFSVQDQHDLLTLGWIHTHPTQTAFLSSVDLHTHCSYQLMLPEAIAIVCSPKHNDTGIFRLTSAGMLEVSTCKKKGFHPHTKEPRLFSVCKHVLVKDIKIIVLDLR; via the exons ATGGACCAGCCATTTACTGTGAATTCTCTG AAAAAGTTAGCTGCTATGCCCGACCACACGGACGTGTCCCTGAGCCCGGAGGAGCGGGTCCGAGCCCTCAGCAAGCTTGGTTGTAACATCACCATCAGCGAGGACATCACTCCGCGCCGCTACTTCCGATCTGGAGTAGAGATGGAGAGGATGGCATCCGTGTACCTGGAAGAAGGAAACTTGGAAAATGCCTTTGTTCTGTATAATAAGTTTATAAC CTTGTTTGTAGAAAAGCTTCCCAGCCATCGAGATTACCAGCAATGTGCAGTCCCCGAAAAGCAGGACATTATGAAG aaactgaaggAGGTTGCATTTCCAAGGACAGATGAATTGAAAAAGgaccttttaaagaaatataacgTAGAATACCAAGACCATATGCAAAGCAAA AACAAATATAGAGCCGAATTTCTCAAAAAACTGGAACATCAGCGACTGATAGAGGCCGAAAGGAAGCGGATCGCTCAGATGCGCCAGCAGCAGCTGGAAACGGAGCAGTTTCTGTTTTTTGAAGATCAACTCAAGAAGCAAGAATTAGCCCGAGGTCAGATGCGAAGCCAGGAAACCCCAGCGCTGTCGGAGCAGATTGATGGCAGCACTTTGTCCTGCTTTCCCAAACACCAGAACAATTCCCTGCTGAATGTATTTGCCGACCAACCTAATAAAAGTGATGCCACCAATTATGCTAGCCACTCTCCTCCGGTCAACAGGGCCTTAAAGCCAGCTGCTACTCTCAGTGCCGTTCAGA ATTTAGTAGTTGAAGGACTGCGGTGTGTAGTTTTACCGAGAGATCTTTGCCACAGATTTCTGCTGCTGGCAGAATCCAACACAGTGAGAGGAATAGAAACCTGTGGAATACTCTGCGGAAAACTG ACGCACAACGAATTTACCATTACCCACATCATCGTGCCAAAGCAGTCTGCAGGCCCAGACTACTGCGACGTGGAGAACGTGGAGGAATTATTCAGTGTTCAGGATCAACACGACCTCCTCACTCTGGGATGGATCCAT ACACATCCGACCCAAACTGCATTCTTATCCAGTGTCGATCTTCACACTCACTGTTCCTATCAGCTCATGTTGCCAGAGGCGATTgccattgtgtgttcaccaaagCATAACGA CACTGGCATCTTCAGGCTCACCAGTGCTGGCATGCTCGAGGTCTCCACCTGTAAGAAGAAGGGCTTTCATCCGCACACCAAGGAACCAAGGCTGTTCAGT gtATGCAAACATGTGCtggtaaaagatataaaaataatcgTGCTGGATCTGAGGTGA